The following coding sequences lie in one Pempheris klunzingeri isolate RE-2024b chromosome 13, fPemKlu1.hap1, whole genome shotgun sequence genomic window:
- the eif2ak3 gene encoding eukaryotic translation initiation factor 2-alpha kinase 3 produces the protein MERGLHFGNVSISLVLLLLLKAIIGFGTSQTQGSAIGREPPSATRGSGPTSEEDGARVMERGLENIGAPVIAADVTVEDDDNGSVGEADEAFGESSGNVPPTRSLVIISTLDGRISALDPHNQGRKQWDLDVGSGCLVSSSLSKPEVFGNKMVIPSLDGALFQWNRDRESMEAVPFSVESLLESSYRIGEDTVLVGGKSLTTYGLGAYSGKLRYICSAVGCSRWGDDEMDAEDVLLLQRTQKTVRAIRPRSGMEKWNFSVGNFELKFVPETQSGINFLEGEVTNGDAWRESQRVITDEPNEREQTKNQENQNQHLDLVIKVSVPDWKVMAFSAEPDGQLVWERQFCTPIASAWLVCGGKVTPITLFDDNAYSDQAETDEEDDDEEPRKARGAAESSVYLGMFQGQLYLQSSVRITEKFPSTAIGSEKDIIPLPTVKWKPLIHSPSRTPALVGSDEFDKCLNNDKFSHEEYSNGALSILQYPYDNGYYFPYNKRYREKRDSAVSLTKGNGAGAESRRRKDPVLLLPWWKEILGTIIFCIAATTYVVRKFFHPPAPVAYVRQRKESETQCQTDSKFDLEVVESKETVAMETRSSEYVSRYLTDFEPVQCLGRGGFGVVFEARNKVDDCNYAIKRIRLPNRELAREKVMREVKALAKLEHPGIIRYFNAWQESPPEGWQEEMDQRWLKDTSTTDWPMSFVDHMEALSVKVPVSSSVSPACGPEGDTQEVSVDVQALLSSSAGGAGGFDVDGDLSFHPLLGHDSLMSERDSQADPDASDSPNSFELCPPRGPSDCTSSSFDIVFEDSGCDRDADAEADSASGAASPGTLTEKNSSSSSHTRRQESVPPSSSSPPRPTSLTLALPTPPTQRVQPSPKVYLYIQMQLCRKENLKDWMAQRCLPEQREHNQCLDIFLQIAEAVDFLHSKGLMHRDLKPSNIFFTMDDVVKVGDFGLVTAMDQEEDEDEPSALTPAPLLTRHTGQVGTKLYMSPEQLSGNSYSHKVDIYSLGLILFELLYPFRTQMERVRTLTEVRALRFPEVFSKNNVQELSMVHSMLSWSPGERPEAAEIIGTPLLQELELPCRLAVRQRSRTYSASSMGRPSRQTSST, from the exons ATGGAAAGGGGGCTTCACTTTGGAAACGTGAGCATTTCCCTGGTGCTCCTGCTGTTGCTGAAAGCGATCATCGGATTCGGGACTTCCCAAACTCAGGGCTCCGCCATCGGGAGGGAGCCGCCGTCCGCCACCCGGGGCTCAGGTCCGACCTCGGAGGAAGATGGTGCAAGAGTCATGGAGCGGGGCTTGGAGAACATAGGCGCCCCGGTGATTGCAGCAGACGTTACCGTGGAGGACGACGACAACGGGTCGGTGGGGGAGGCTGACGAAGCGTTTGGAGAAAGTAGCGGAAACGTCCCACCGACaag GTCTCTTGTGATCATCAGTACTCTGGATGGGAGGATCTCGGCTCTGGATCCTCACAACCAGGGCAGGAAGCAGTGGGACCTAGATGTCGGCTCAGGGTGCCTGGTGTCCTCCAGCCTCAGCAAACCTGAG GTGTTCGGCAATAAGATGGTCATCCCTTCTTTGGACGGTGCCTTGTTCCAGTGGAACCGGGACAGGGAGAGTATGGAGGCAGTGCCTTTCAGCGTGGAGTCTCTGCTGGAGTCGTCCTACCGAATCGGAGAGGACACGGTCCTGGTTGGGGGCAAATCCCTCACCACCTATGGTCTGGGAGCCTACAGTGGcaag CTTCGGTACATCTGCTCTGCGGTGGGCTGCAGTCGCTGGGGGGATGACGAGATGGATGCCGAAGACGTGCTCCTGCTGCAGAGGACTCAGAAAACTGTGCGTGCCATCAGGCCCAGATCAGGGATGGAAAA GTGGAATTTCAGTGTGGGAAACTTTGAGCTGAAGTTCGTCCCTGAGACGCAGTCTGGGATTAACTTCCTGGAGGGAGAAGTTACAAATGGAGACGCCTGGAGGGAGAGTCAGCGGGTCATCACTGATGAGCCAAACGAGAGAGAGCAGACGAAGAACCAGGAAAACCAGAACCAGCATCTGGACCTCGTCATCAAAGTGTCTGTCCCTGATTGGAAGGTTATGGCCTTCAGCGCCGAGCCTGATGGACAGCTGGTCTGGGAACGTCAG TTCTGCACACCCATCGCTTCGGCTTGGCTGGTTTGCGGAGGGAAAGTCACACCAATCACCCTGTTCGACGACAACGCCTACAGCGACCAGGCAGAaactgatgaggaggatgatgatgaggaaccGAGGAAggccagaggagctgcagagtcCAGTGTTTACCTCG GGATGTTCCAGGGACAGCTCTACCTCCAGTCCTCAGTGAGGATCACTGAAAAGTTCCCTTCCACAGCTATTGGATCAGAAAAGGATATAATTCCACTACCCACTGTCAAATGGAAGCCTTTAATCC ATTCCCCATCTCGGACTCCGGCACTGGTCGGCTCTGACGAATTTGACAAGTGTCTGAATAATGACAAGTTCTCCCATGAAGAATATAGCAACGGAGCCCTGTCCATCCTTCAGTATCCATATG ACAACGGTTACTACTTCCCCTACAACAAGCGTTACAGGGAGAAACGAGACAGCGCTGTGAGCCTGACAAAGGGAAATGGGGCGGGGGCTGAGAGTCGCAGGAGAAAGGAccccgtgctgctgctgccctggtGGAAGGAGATCCTGGGCACCATCATCTTCTGCATTGCTGCCACCACCTATGTCGTCCGCAAGTTCTTCCACCCCCCCGCCCCTGTGGCCTATGTGAGG CAACGCAAAGAGTCGGAGACACAgtgccagacagacagcaagTTTGACCTTGAGGTTGTGGAATCCAAAGAAACGGTTGCTATGGAGACCCGTTCCAGCGAATATGTATCCAG GTACCTGACTGACTTTGAGCCGGTGCAGTGCCTCGGCCGCGGGGGGTTTGGTGTTGTGTTTGAAGCCCGCAACAAAGTGGATGACTGCAACTACGCCATCAAAAGAATCCGTCTGCCCAACAG AGAGCTGGCCCGTGAGAAGGTGATGCGAGAGGTGAAGGCCCTGGCCAAGCTGGAGCACCCGGGGATTATCCGATATTTCAATGCCTGGCAGGAGAGCCCCCCCGAGGGTTGGCAGGAGGAGATGGACCAGAGGTGGCTGAAAGACACCAG TACCACCGACTGGCCAATGAGCTTCGTTGACCACATGGAGGCGCTGTCAGTCAAAGTTCCAGTGTCCAGCTCGGTGTCACCTGCCTGTGGGCCTGAAGGAGACACTCAGGAGGTCTCTGTGGATGTGCAGGCCCTGCTCTCCAGCAGCGCCGGAGGTGCTGGAGGGTTTGATGTAGACGGCGACCTGTCCTTCCATCCTCTGCTGGGCCACGACAGCCTGATGTCTGAGAGGGACAGCCAGGCCGACCCTGACGCCTCGGACAGCCCCAACTCCTTTGAGCTCTGTCCTCCACGTGGGCCCAGCGACTgcacctcttcctcctttgaCATCGTGTTTGAGGACTCGGGCTGCGACCGAGATGCCGACGCAGAAGCGGACTCGGCTTCCGGTGCAGCCAGTCCGGGCACGCTGACAGAGAAGAACAGCTCGTCTTCCTCGCACACCAGACGACAGGAGTCTGTCccgccctcctcttcctctcccccccgGCCAACCTCACTTACCCTGGCTCTCCCCACTCCTCCAACGCAGCGAGTCCAGCCGTCTCCCAAG GTGTACCTGTACATCCAGATGCAGCTCTGTCGGAAAGAGAACCTGAAGGACTGGATGGCTCAGCGCTGCCTCCCAGAGCAGAGGGAGCACAACCAGTGTCTGGATATCTTCCTGCAGATTGCAGAAGCCGTGGATTTCCTGCACAGCAAGGGGCTCATGCACAGGGACCTCaag CCCTCCAACATCTTCTTCACCATGGACGACGTGGTGAAGGTAGGAGACTTTGGCCTGGTGACGGCCATGgatcaggaggaggatgaggacgagCCGAGCGCCCTGACGCCCGCCCCGCTCCTGACCCGACACACGGGCCAGGTGGGCACCAAGCTCTACATGAGCCCAGAGCAG CTCTCTGGAAACTCGTACTCTCACAAAGTGGACATTTACTCTCTGGGTCTGATCCTGTTTGAGCTGCTGTATCCGTTCAGGACCCagatggagagagtgagg ACACTGACAGAGGTGAGAGCTCTGCGCTTCCCAGAGGTTTTCTCCAAAAACAACGTACAGGAG CTGAGCATGGTGCACAGCATGCTGTCGTGGAGCCCCGGTGAGCGTCCTGAGGCGGCTGAGATCATTGGGACTCCCCTCCTCCAAGAACTGGAGCTGCCCTGCCGACTGGCCGTCAGGCAGCGCTCCCGCACCTACAGCGCCTCGTCCATGGGCCGCCCCTCGCGCCAGACGTCGTCTACCTGA